GCTTTTGGTTATTTGATTTTAACTACATGGACCAAAGCTGCCCAAAAGTTTAAAACTGAAGAGAGGCTTGTAAACAATCACCTGTAGAAGATGTCGAATGGACACCCTTGGTCGACAACTTAGATAGGGCTTTTCCAAGTTAGGCATTGTTTGTCCATcaagaggaagaagaacaagataCAAGTTGAACTGCaagaatattttattttttataaaacATGAAAAATAATGTGAAACAGTTTAATGCAGATCTACATGAGCAGAACTACTAGAACAAGAAAAATAGGAGAGGAATGCATTGCAGAGGAATGCTCATACTATGCAGAAAAGGCTAGCACCACTATTTATGCATGACCACATAGGGCATGCTCAGGAAAGTTTTACTTTTGTCCCTCTTTGAAGTGTCCCTTTTGCAACTGCTTCCAGTTTTTCAGTAATTTCTTGATTATAAATGCCAAAATTTATGCCCAGGAAAAATAATGTGGAATTTATATAATTGCGCATGCGGCTCTATTGTACCTCCTTGTTTTCATCAGTTGCACGGAGGTGGTCCACCAACTTCGCGAAACGCCCACCCTTCCCCAGCCTGCCGTTTGTTCCACCAACATTGTTGTACCGAGTTTGGCTTCTTGTGCCATTTTTTCCCCATGCGAGCATCTCACCCCGCAATGGAGAGGTGGTGAAACCTTCTTTCAGAGATACTACTTCGTCATTCTCCTCAGATCCGTGGTCACTACTGCCAATGGTTCTAGCAGGAGAAGGTGTTCGTGCAGGCCTTTTTCTACCTCTTTTCTGCCTTGAATCTGGAGAGTGGTTATCAGGAGAAGGCAACTCTTTGCTCTCAACATTAGCATTTTCTTCTTCTCTATCCTCATCATCAGAGCCAGTAGGGGCAATATCACGAGCAACCGTTCTACCTCTCCCACGGGTACGCACATTTCTCCTGTACTTCCTTGCAAAAACATTGGCAGTAGCTTTTGCCGTAGGACGCTTCTTACCGAGGGCCTCCGACTGCTTTCGAATCATCTCCTCGATGGTTGCTTGAATCTTCCATCAAAAAAGTGATATCAATGATAAAATAAAAACGAGAAGGAAGATAAATACTGCATGAGAAGATGTGAAACGCAGTGCTGTAGCTATTACTTATTACCCAGCAGATAAACTTACCTTCTTATTCCGAGTCCTCTCCTCTTCACCGAAAGCAAGTTCCTGAAGCCTCAAGTATATGAGAACACCACAAGAAGAGCTAAATGGGCCTAAATAAGAATAAAAAAAGTTGACGATGTAACATAGACATCACCTCTTCCTCGTACTTATCGATATCTGGATACAAGGTTGCAATAAGTGCATCATAATTAGGATCATCCCTCAAAGAACGTCGACTTGCACAGTGAGTACGGCAGGCTGGACACTCATTatttctgcaaaataagtttgtACTGTCAAACGAGGAATGGTTTATTTTATGTTTTTTAAAACAAAATTAGGCTGTGTATTTCACATTGTCAATATTGATAACGTGACAAGCTTGTAGATAAATGATGTTTAGCAGCATACCCTAGCCTCATAGATTTATCAATGCAATCCCTGCAGAATCGGTGCAAACATTCCATAACCGTTCTTGTCTTCCGGATAATGCCTGCAAATTAAAGAATCAGACTTTTCATCTGTCATATCTGCATGTGACACAAAGTGACACATGTAGAGAAAAATGGAATCCATCCTCTAATCAAAATGACAACAGGTATATATACCTAAGCAGATTGGGCACTGGACTTCTTTTCGGATTTCTGCTAATTTCACGAGCACAAACCTGAGTAGAAAAAAGTAGTACATGTAAGGTTCAAGCTGTGTGAAACATCAAGTCTTTTATAGCATCTATCAACCTAAAAGATCTTGAATTTTTTGTTAAATAGTTCAACATAAAGCAGTAGCAATAGATCAAATAAGGTACGATATCAGACATAAAGAATAACAGATATGGTCTTGAGACCACTTCTGATCTACAACGCTGCTCCATATAAATTTCCATAGCATGTATATTTTCAATAGGACTGCTGTACTAGTAGGGAAAATCACACAAGGAAAAGAGGAGTCTGCACATGAAACAAAATTAGAACAGCTAACTAGATAGTAAAGTAACATCAACGAAAATCGTCTAGGACAGCTAACAGACAATTTCAAATAGAAGTTCACAAGCTATGCCAAATTATCAACATACAGCCGCCAGATAAGAGCAACGAAACTGCGGACCATTCTAACGTACAGAAAAAAACACGAGACAAGCAGAGCAGATGCAAGTGGTTAGCCGGTGACTCCAGTCCAGGCATAACAATGCAGCACTGGTAGCTTAGACAAGTGGGACTGAGAGCGAATACTATTCCAAGGAATCTCCTTCACGGGCTCACGGGCATGGCGTGGCGTGCAATATGATCGAAGCATGCATACCATCGAAGAGGTCGTATGCATAGCTCGCAGAAACAGGAAGGAAGACTGTTAGTTGACAAACATATTCGCCGCAGGTCGTATGCATAGGGTAGCGATACACGCTGGCCTGATCACCGAACGAAGAAGCAACGATATTCGCCGCTCTGACGGTCTAACAGACTATCTGAGACCACCAGTTCCGGCGGAAACGTCAAGATTCACCGGCATGGGTGGGTGGGAACAGGATACGATGAGGGGGCTGGGACTAGGAGCATCAAGCATGGCCGCGCGAGCAGGCCGAAAGATAAATCGCGTAGACAGCCAGACGGGATCCACGAGACCGGAAGGCCGGGATAGGACCGGCCGGAGAGACCCcgggggaggaaggaagactcactcgtccatgtcgccgtcgctctCCGACGACTCGCTGTCGCtgtacgcgccgccgccgccgctcatcgCGCCCGAATCTGCCAGACCCACAAGAAACAGAACACGCACGCTTCTTAGCCATATTCACACGGGGGCATGCAGAACAGAACGCGGCAGCCCGCCTGCCTGCCAGCCAGATACGAGGGGCCCGGATGCGGTTAAGCTCACCGCCTGCGCGCTGCGGCTGCGGGTGCGGGTCGGTCGCCCGATTGGCGGCGCCTCCGGCCGGCGCCGGATGGagccctcctcctcccccgccggcggcggcggacgagggagCGTCCGCCCCGTTGGCCTCGACGTGGTCGCGGGGTTTGGAGGAGGACGATGGCGAAGGGAGCTGGCGCTTCTGCGCGGGCATTCTGGCGTAGGATCCCGGCCCGCGGATCCCGGCGGTGGCCGCCCTCGCGAGGCGTGTGGGGGAGGGGCGGGGGATGTGGCGGTCGACGGGGAGGACGGGACGActggaagggagagagaggagggaggtggCCAGGCCAGGCCAGGTGGGTGCGGGACGGGACGGGAGGGcggagaaagagagaggaggacCGGAAAATAAATAAGGAACTGGGGATGGATGGATGCGTGCTCGCGTTGTGCTCGGTCGTCTGAGGTATACTGCGTGTGGCGTGTGGGGCCTGGTGCTCGGGTCGCCTCCCTCCACCGCGGTCTGAGTCTGACTAGTTTGGCCTGGGGAACTGGGCGGGAGACCAGGGGCGAGGCCGGCAGCGAGCGACGCCAAGGACATGCACGCCGCCTCGCCTGCCGTGCTTCTGCTGGGCTCCTCTTCCTCCGACTGTAGCAAGCGCCTGCGTGGGGACAAAGCGGAGGGCGGCCGTACTTCCATTCCATGCCGCTCGATTTTGGCATAAGGTTGTTCCTGACATAGCTAGAAGACTCGTCGGCAATCAGCTTCCCGAGCTACTACCACCCATCGTAGCCATATCACCGTCGTCGATCTTGTGCAGCCCGCGCATACGGCATAGCCCTTGGAGGCTCTGCCGCGGAGGCCGGCCGGCCGGCGCACCGCGCACCCTTCCCGCGCCTGGTGCCGTACTGCCTCATCGCCTTCCGGCGCTCGGCCAACCAAACCTCTTTGCCGATCGGCGGGAATCAAACAAGCTGAAGTTAGATCACACGCCGGGAAAACTCATCTCTGTCCTTTCATTTCGTAGAGCAAATGGAGAAAAAGCATCCAGCAGGGGACAGAGCAAGCTTATGTTTGACATAACTTGGAAGCCTAGGCAACAGGGTGCTGTCAAACTTTGATCGATAATGCAGAGGAAACAAGTCGCCACAGTTAGCTACAGGAGACAGTTAGAGCGATCGAGCACTAGCCAGTGGATATAATAAATCTACGCGGTGAAATAGCAAGAGCAAGATGCAGTGTGGCTTCTAGTTCAGCACTTCATGCAGTATAGAACCAAATttacacagatggaagcaagcaactTCTATCGAAAAATCATGCTTATAGAAATGCTATAACACTGGAGCCACAAAACGTTTACTCCTAGCTTGGAAGAAACACGTCTAATCTAGGTATAAGAGGACCATGAAAGACAGGTAGCGGGTCATCCTACACTGCAAGGCATTGCGATTGACTCTACTCCGCACGGCATTGAAACTCACGAGTTATCTATCCTGTGGTGAACTATCGTGATAGTGAGGTCAGAGATTTTCTGGGCTCAAGAAGACTGCAACCTGTCAGGCCATTAAGCTGGTGCCAAAATGCGCGACAAGTGAAGTGACAACGATGTGCATTAGTTTTTCTAGTTGCGAATTGTCATCCCCTGATTGGTACCTTACAGTCTTGATTTCTTAAAATAAGAACTCGAGACCACATATATAATTCATGGTGGATAGAGCTGCAGAGGGAAATGAGTAGCTAGCTAACTGGCTATTCAACCGTAAGAAAAGAGAATAAGTTATGGATTCTCGGAAAGAAACTATTCCTAGCAGAAGACATGAACTGGGAGCTCAAAATAATACTGGTAGTAATAACATCGTAATCAACAAATCAGTGACTCTATGCAACGAGAAGTGGTCTTGCATTCAGGGTCAGGAACGCCAACGACAAGCAGGAGATCGATGTGCAATCAGCGTCTACGCCATGGCAGCATGACAGCAGCGGTCAAGGAGCAATGCTGCTCCTGGCATTCGCGGCCGCCGCTATGGTGTCCTGTCCTCGTGGCGAAAGCATGCAAGCCATCATGATGCCGGAGGCCTCACTGTTTATGCAAGGATCGACTATCTCGTGGCGATAGTCAGCTAGCCCAAAGACAACAGAGCGAAACACGAGCAATCGGAGCGATGCAATCGTGGAGCATCGCGGATGTATAAAATACCATCACTTTCGCTGAACTGACCAGCTAGACGGCCCATGTCTATCTCCTCGCCGGAGCCCGGAGGACAGcggcgcagcagcagcagcggcggcgggagaTAGCTAGCGCCTAGCGGGCGGCTGCACGAGAGATGAAGCGGCGAGGAGTTCGGATCGCCTTGAGTTGACGGGCACGCCAACATGGCCCAGCAGAGGAGAAGGGAGCAGGGGGCAGGGGCAGGGGCAGGGAAGGCTTactcctcgtcgccgccgccgtcgtcgtcgtcgccggcgctGAGGGACGAGTCGCTATCGTCGCCGCTCCCGTATCCTCCGCCGCGCCCGCCCTCCGCGTCGGGATCTGCGGAACCAATCAACCACGGACGAGACCCCTTAGAGATACGCACAGGCCGCGGCGCCGAACGCGATGCGCGTGGGCATCGAGCGACAGAGATACCGGCGGTGCCGTTCGTCTCACCGCCGTAGTGCGGCTCCCCGGGCGGCGCCGTCGCCCGACGCGCGGCGGGCCCGCCTCCCGACGGCCCATGCGAGGCCCCGCCCCGGCCGCGGCTGGCGGCGGCGTGGCGGGCCGCGGCGTGCCCGCGGGAGCCGTCGTCGGCAGAGGCGGGCGGCGGGAGCGGGCGCTTGTCGGCGGGCATTCCGGCCCCCGCCCCGGGGTTCTCGCCGCGGCTTTTCCCTCGCGGCCCGCGCGCGGGGCGTCGGGGGAGCGGGTGGTGGTTTCGTGGAGAGGGAGGACAGGGAGCGCAAAGAGGTGGGTGGAACTGCGGCAGGgcgaggaaggaaggaaggaaaggcGAGGAGGGTCAGGGGCTCTCGTCTGTCAACCAGGCCGGGGACGCATTTTGTGCTGTGTTTTATTAGTGTGCCTGTGGCGTCTCTCTGCCTGGCCAGATTTGACGATCGGCGAGCGAGGAAGGGGCCGAGGAAGAAGCGGGCGGCGCACTGCACGGACGTGGTAGCCCGGCGGCACACGGCGGCGTGCCCTGCCGCCTTTGCGGAGATCCGGCTAGCCCTCGGGCATCACCTCGTGATTGGGGAGTTCTGTACTTCGACGCACGGTTGACAATTTGTGTAGTGTAGTTCTCAACGGCAGGACCTGGCTACGAATTCTTCTAGGGTTTCAGGTGCGGCCTAACCGATAATTTGCGTAGGGTTTTAAATACATAGGTATATACACCCgtaaagagcgtttagatcactattttagttatcTATAAATGCTCTTGTgtttctttacagagggaatatAATGTTAGGTGCTTACATAAGTTTATAAGCACCCGCACTCGACACAATGCTTCAAGAAGATCTGGTTTATTTTTTCTTTGCAAGCATTCTACAATGGGACGGGGTATTGTTTTCCTTATGTCTGTTGAAGATTGGCGAGGATATCGTTTTTCTTATCAGATCCCGTACTTTGAAGCTTAATTTGAAAAATAAGTCATTTTTCATGAAGATTAATCAGACTTTTCCTTTTAAGTTATGTATCTAATTTCTATCAACATCACTAAATTTAGGGATGAAAGCGGAGCTGAATTCTCCATCCGTTTCCAGAAAATATGAGCGAAAATATGGAAACGGAAGCAAATACTTATCACCAAAGCAACATGTGTCCTCATCGTCACCCCGTTCTTCCCAAACATTCTACCTTATTAATCATGTTCctgatgagaattttacacatagtATATCTTATTGTATATTCATGGTATACCATAATATTTATGCTCATATTAGCATTTTGATTTGCTCATTCATTTGTATTATCTTTATCGTTCAAGAGGTTTTCAGTTCTGATGAGCTTTCCCTATATATCGTGGGTCCACATGGTCTTCAGTATATTTGCTCATGTCGCCGTCTACATTTGTATTTATTTTGAGATTTTGTATGTATTTCCTCTTTCACTAAAAATACGGAATAAATGTGCCAGCATTCGGCTCTGTTTGTTTTTGCTCGATTTTGATCTCTTGTTGCGTCAAGATAAATAATGATGTCTTAGAAGCTTTTAGGATTTCTATGAGGGGATTGGTGATATGCATAGACAACACTATGCCCTCATCACTCTTCTTAAAGTGTCTGGTGTTGTCTTAAAAAAAGTGTCTGGTGTTGATAAGGTTCAGCAATTCAGACATGCATGTTTACTTAACTGCATATACATCAAGATATCCAAGGCTGTGACTATCAGGCTTGAACCTTCTGGTAACAAGCTTAACCTAAATGTTCATGGTATAAACTTGCATAAGATTCTTTTTGGCCTGGTTGATGGTGCATTTCTATGTCTCTTGAAGATTGGTGAGGATATTGTTTCTCTTATCAGATACCTTACTTCGAAGGAAATTCAAAATATAATTCATTTTCCCATGGAGATTAAGCCCTTATGAGATATCTATCTAATTTCTATCAACACCACTAAAATTATGGATGAAAGCGGAGCTGAAACCTCCATCCGCTTCCGGAAAATATGAGATCGAGGGGAAATATGGAAACATAAATGGGTAGTTATCTACAAAACAACATGTGTCCTCCTCGTCATCTCCTTCTTTCCAATCATTGTACCTTATTAACTATGTTCCCAAAATGGTAATTTTATGCATAATAGTGTATCTTATTGTATATCCATCATATATCATAATATTTATACTCATATTAGCATTTGAATTTATTCGTTCCATTGTATTTTTCTTTATAGTTCAAGATGTTTTCAGTTTTGACGAGCTTTTCGCTATGTATCACGTGTATGCCTAGTATTCGGTTTATTTTCTCCTCGCGTTATCTAGTTTGTATTACTTTTTgagatttttctatttatttccgcTTCCACTAAAAGTATGGAAATAAATGTGCCAGCGGTCGGCTCCATTTGTTTCTGCTCGATTTTCATCTCTCATTGCAACAAGATAAATAATGATGCCATAGAAGCTTTTAGAGAAGATTGCCAATGTGCATATAGAGAACTATGCCACCATCACTCTtcttaaggctagtcatagtgggagtaacttaggtagtaacatagcgcacttcgagaaatttttgcttatgtggcatgtagttaatgagaagtggtaacataatatgttactgtaacataagcaGTATGTTTATAATGAAGTAACTGATAAAGATTTGATGATCTCCATAATCTATCCTGGACTTGAGGAAGTTGTTGAGCATGGCTGGTATGATGAGTACAGGAAACACACTTTGATGGAGGAGCAAGATGATGTGGGTGATGATATGAGGGAAAAACTTAGAACTAGTGAAAGTGATGCTAAAAGTAACAAGGGAAACATTGCTTTAGGCAGTCTGGGTCTGAAACAATTTGAGGAATTAAAGAAAAGGAGTGAGGAGCTGCTGGAAGTTCAGAATAATTATCTGAGTGAgatggaaagaagaaaaagggggaAGCTGATTTGGAAAGAGTCATATTGAAACTTCAAGAGATGGAAGATGGACGAGACATGAGGCATGGAGATCTATGGAAGAGAAAAAGAATATAGTTTTGGATAAGGAGAAAAGCAAGCTGACTAAGATGACTTCCAAGCAACCGGAAATGATTGATAGATGTATGGAAAATTAGATCACATAGAAGAAATGGGCTTGGAGATAGAGGACTATAGTGAGAAAAACACTCTCAATGAGATCCATCCAAACACAACTGGGGTCAATGATGCTTATGTAGAGCCTATGGATTATAATGCAAGTCATGATTCAGTGGAGTCTTTTGGGACCAAGTTGGGAATCACTTAGAAAGAAGAGGTGgacaaggaaaaggaaaaggaagggCCTACTGGAAGAAGTGACAAAAACTTAGACAAGAAGGATGCCAAGATTGAAGACCTGGCTAAAGTAAGGGAAGCTGAAAAGGACTATTATGGTAAGAATGATACACTTTCTTCTGAGAAAATTTCTTTTCTTGAAATGTCTATTAGGGGTTGGGGTTGATCTTAGTTGTTCTATTGAGATGATCAATCAAAATCTAGACCTGATTGCCAATATGGTACAGGCTAGAACAGATATATATCTACAAAACTTGGCCAATAATAAGAAGGAGAAAGAGACTAGCTCTCCAGGTCCATTGACGCTAGAGATGTTGTATCAGAGGTATGTTCTGACCAGGACCACTCTGATACAGAGATGGGAATGGATTATTATGATCATTTAAAATAAAAAAATCTAGCAAAAAAAAGATGAGAGGTGGCTCCCCATCTAATATTGGGGTGAAGCACACTATCTCCATTGGTGGAGCTAAGAAATTAAGAAAGAAAAAAACATGATATTTATGTTTTGGAATGTTAGGGGGATTGGGCAGGATGTTAAGAAACGATTTGTTAGGGAAAGCATTATAGATAAGAAGTTAGATTTTATTGGTCTACAGGAAACAATTAAAATTGATTTCTCTCCTAATGAGCTTCACAATTTACCTACTAGGAAAAACTTCATTTGGGAATGGATTGCTCCTAGAGGCAAATATGGTGGTATTTTGGTTGGTGTTAATAATGACTCTTTTGACATTGTTCATGTAGAAAAGGGAGTTCATTGTGTTAGGTTGCTTTTGTTTGACAAAAGTACTAAATTTCACTGGAATCTAGCGACAGTGTATGGTGATGCTCAGACTGATGGTCAAGCTTCCTTCCTAGCTGAACCATACATGATTTACCAggataccccccccccccgccatGTGTGATTGGAGGGGATTTTAACATCACAAGGAACAGTTCTGGGAAAATAAACCTGGAGAAACAGATCAATGGAGCTTCATTTTAATGCAATAATTGAGCATGCTAGGCTTAGAGAGCTCCCTTTAAATGGTAGAAATTTTANNNNNNNNNNNNNNNNTTTGACATTGTTCATGTAGAAAAGGGAGTTCATTGTGTTAGGTTGCTTTTGTTTGACAAAAGTACTAAATTTCACTGGAATCTAGCGACAGTGTATGGTGATGCTCAGACTGATGGTCAAGCTTCCTTCCTAGCTGAACCATACATGATTTACCaggatacccccccccccccccatgtgtgATTGGAGGGGATTTTAACATCACAAGGAACAGTTCTGGGAAAATAAACCTGGAGAAACAGATCAATGGAGCTTCATTTTAATGCAATAATTGAGCATGCTAGGCTTAGAGAGCTCCCTTTAAATGGTAGAAATTTTACTTGGGCTACTAATTTTCCTATCCCTACCTTTGAGAAATTAGATAGAGTATTAGTCTGCCCTGATTGGGAAGATAAATACCCCCTTGCCTTGGTTTATGCATTAGAAAGGGAACTATCCGATCATACCCCACTAATTCTTGATACTGGTACTCACAAATCTCCCCCCATATTCagatttgaaaattcctcaatgctGATGGAGGGGTTTAAAGAATTTGTTGAGAAACACTGGAACACAACCTATGTGGGATCTAGTTtggatattttgcaaaaaaaattgagaTTGTTAAGACAGAAAATTAGTGGATGGGTGTTGAATGCTAATGTTGCCTATAGAAAAAAGAAAAGGGAGTTATTAGATCAACTGAATGAGATAGACAAATGTGATGAGAACATTGGGTTGAGTGCCCATGAGAGAGAAAAACAAAATTATTTGAGAAGACAATTAAATGAACTTCTTAAACAATAAGAAGTAAAATGGCTCAAGAGATATAAGGACAGAGAAATTAAAGAGGGAGATTCTAATACTATATACTACCATGCTAAGGTCAATGGTAAGAGGAAAATTATATTTTATCTTTGGAACAAGAGGAGGGAGTGGCCGAGGGAGAGGAAAATCATATGAAATATATCATTGATTTTTATGAAGGACTGTTTGGAAATGTTGAATGCTCTTCCATTGCTCTTAACATTTAGAATGCTGAAATAATTTCCTCTCAGGAGACCACTGACCTACTGAGATCTTTTTCCATGGAAGAATTGCATTCAGTAATTTTCTCTAGGGAAAAAACAAAAGTCGTGGCCCGGATGGGTTCCTAGTGGATTTCTATCAGCATTTTTGGGATATAATAAAATGGGATCTCAAGGCTTTGCTTGATGATTTCCATGCTGGCAGAGTGGATCTTGCTAGAACTAAATATGGGATTATTACTTTGGTCCCCAAAACAAAAGATGCTAAGCAAATTAAAAAATCCATACCCATATGTTTACTGAATGATAGTTTCAAAATAATTACCAAGGTCCTGATGAATAGGCTTAGCAAAGTGGTCGATCCAATTATATCTCCTATCCAAACTGCCTTTGTGAAAGGTATATATATATTTTGGAAGGGCTGGTGATTCTACATGAAGCTCTAAGCAGTATACATGTGAAAAAACAAAATGTAGTGTTGTTTAAGGTAGATTTATGAAAAAGCCTATGATAAAATCAAATGGCCTTTTGTACACAAAATGCTCGAAATTAAAAATTTCCCTGATAAGTGGCGTGACTGGGTGATGCACACCATGAGTGGGGGACAAGTGGGGATCAAAGTTAATGATAAAATTGGCCCTTTTTTCAAAACATGCAAGGGGTTGACGCAGGGGGATTCTCT
The Triticum dicoccoides isolate Atlit2015 ecotype Zavitan chromosome 3A, WEW_v2.0, whole genome shotgun sequence genome window above contains:
- the LOC119269269 gene encoding putative E3 ubiquitin-protein ligase RING1a; translated protein: MPAQKRQLPSPSSSSKPRDHVEANGADAPSSAAAGGGGGGLHPAPAGGAANRATDPHPQPQRAGDSGAMSGGGGAYSDSESSESDGDMDEFVLVKLAEIRKEVQCPICLGIIRKTRTVMECLHRFCRDCIDKSMRLGNNECPACRTHCASRRSLRDDPNYDALIATLYPDIDKYEEEELAFGEEERTRNKKIQATIEEMIRKQSEALGKKRPTAKATANVFARKYRRNVRTRGRGRTVARDIAPTGSDDEDREEENANVESKELPSPDNHSPDSRQKRGRKRPARTPSPARTIGSSDHGSEENDEVVSLKEGFTTSPLRGEMLAWGKNGTRSQTRYNNVGGTNGRLGKGGRFAKLVDHLRATDENKEFNLYLVLLPLDGQTMPNLEKPYLSCRPRVSIRHLLQFIALQLSWQVEELEMYIRVDLHNRSVAVKDSGSAETKLSLFDGLERLREDELLLDLHPSFASGNGDLELIYALKRQG